GGCGGGTGCTTCCAGACCGGCCAGTGAACAAAAGTCCCTGACCATGAATTCAGCGCTCGCCCCCAGCGCGCAGACCGTGCCGACGCTGGCCAGCACGTCGGCGCTCAGCAGCCGGGGAGAGACGGTGATGAAGATGACGCAGGGCTGCTCGCCAAACTCCACCCCGTTCGACACGGCAAAGCCCTGATGGGCCTCGTCAATGATAACAAAGGCCGGTGCGCCCATGTGCTCGCGCCGGGCACTGGCGGCGGCCATGGCATCGAGCATGAAGTGCCGCCGGACCTCATGCTTCATGCCGCGCAGGACCACGACCGGATTGAGACCGGCGGCCAGCAGGAGCTCGAAATCGGCGACATTGACGGCAGGATTGCTGGCATCGAGCACGCTGGTGCCGCTGATGGTGTGATAGTCGCCCTCCGGGTCGAGCACGGCCAGGCCGCAGTCATGGGTCAGCATCTGTTCGATCAGCATGGTGGCAAAGGTCGATTTGCCGATCTGCGACGGGCCGACCACCAGCACATTGCCCTGATGGACCGGCATGCTGATGCGCTTGCCGCTGCGCGCCGTGCCGATGGCCAGATCGTGTCGCCCGGCGGGCAGCAGGTCGCCGTCGAGCTTGTGCAGGGCTTCGGCCAGAAAGCGCACGCCGGCCCCGTGATCCTGCCCCAGCACCAGGTCGGCCTCGGCCTTGATGGAAGGCACGGCATTGGCCACCGCCACCGAGCAGCCGCAGATGGCCAGGAAGGAGTGATCGTTCTCGGCGTCACCCACGCCGACCAGGGCGCTTGGCGACAGGTTGAGGTCACGTGCAGCGGCCCGCAGGCCGCTGGCCTTGTTGATCCCGGTGGGCAGCACCATCAGGGCGCCCTTGTTGAAGGTGATCTGCAGCTCGAGCCCCGACTGGCGGATGGCATCGAGTACCTTGCCCTGATCGGGTTCCCAGGCGGCGATGATCGCCTGCCCGACGGACAGGCGCTCCACGCCCAGTCCGCGAAGATGCTGCACCAGGTCCGGATCGGGCGGTGGCGCCAGGACGCGCGTCTGCCCGCTGGCAGGGTCATGCAGCACGGCACCATTTTCGAGGACCAGACGATCAAACATGCCATAGTCGGGGAAGGTGGTGGCCAGGTCTCCCAGTTCCCGCCCCGTCACCAGGATCAGCCGCCTGCCGCTGCGCTGCAGCGCCGCCAGGGCGTCCCGCGTGGCGGCTTCGACCTTGCCGTCGGTGGCGATGGTTCCATCAAAGTCAGCGGCCAGCCCCAGAAAGTACATGACGTCACCATGCCGGTCTCTCGATGGCGCGCAGCTTGCCGCACAATGGCGCCGGGCTTCTTGACCGAAATCAACGCACTGCCACCCTGGGCGCGATTTCGCTGCGCTGGCGGCATCTGGCCCGCATGCGCCGGGGTGACGACCGGCGAAACAGCGAAAAAAGCTGGCTGGGGCGCTAGGATTCGAACCTAGGGATGCCGATACCAAAAACCGGTGCCTTACCACTTGGCGACGCCCCAACTGGCGCGGTTCGTACACGGTTTGCCCCGGGTTCGCAACATGGTCCACGAGCTCGCAAAAAGCCTTTTGCAGACGCTTGAACGGCGCCGTCAGCGGGTCTATAACGCCCGCCGTCGCGTGTGGCACAGCGGGCTTTGCAGCCCGCTGCCAGCCAGAACAAGCCCGAGATCGCGACACCTGACGGAGTATAGCGCAGCCTGGTAGCGCACCTGCTTCGGGAGCAGGGGGTCGAGTGTTCGAATCACTCTACTCCGACCAATCAGCCCGGCCTCCTGCGAGGTCGGGCTTTTTTCTGCCGAGAGGATGGCCCCTGCGCGTCCTGGCCGGCCGGCCGGTCGGCCGTGGTGTGCGCGGCGAATGGCCTGCGATCAGGCGGGATTTTTCGGCGGGACCGGGTCGAGATGGGGCCGCAGAAAAGCGTGGGTGGCCTGGTTGGCGACCAGCAGGACGCCACTGCGCTCGAAATGCTCGGGGCCGCGACCCCACCAGTCCGTCACCACGCCGCCGGCCTCTTGCACCATCAGGATGCCGCCTGCCGTGTCGACAAAGCCGGTTTCCTCGAAATAGCCGGTGAGCCGGCCGCAGGCGACGAAGGCGCAGGACAAAGCGGCGCTACCGATGATGCGCACGGCGCCGATGGGCGCGCGGATGGCATCGAGGCGCTGATAGGCACCCGGATAAAGCGAGAGGTTCGGCGTGGGCAGGCCGGTGCCGACGCACATCATGGCGACAACGGTGCTGGCGCTGACGCGCATGGGCTCACCATTGAGCCGGGCCCCCTGCCCCTTGATGGCGGTGAACATTTCGTCGACCACGGGATTGTAGATCAGCCCGCACATGGTCTGGTTGCCGCGGCGCAGGGCGATGGTGATGGTATAATCGAGGCCGTTGAGGAAATTGGTGGTGCCGTCGATGGGGTCGACCAGCCAGCGATGCTCGCGGTCGCTGCCTTCGACCGGGGCGAATTCCTCCCCAGTAAAGCTCCAGTCCGGATAGGCGCCGAGCAGTTCGGCGCGGATGAGCTGCTCGGATTCCCGGTCGGCGTCCGAGACGAAATCGCCCGGTCCCTTGACGCCGATCTCGAGCTCGCGATGGCGCTGGAAATAGCCCTGGGTCAAGACGCCGGCGCGGCGCGCCACGGCCACCATATGGGCGAGAATATCGTCGTAGTTGTCGGTCATGATTGCAGCGCCATTGCCAGGCCCTCGGGATCGTCTGTGGTGATTTGGTCAACCTTGAGCGCCAGGAGGCGCTCGACCTGGGCCAGGCTGTCGGGATTGACCTCACGGATGGTCCAGGCGTCGACGCGTTTGCCGGCGGCATGGAAGGCCGCAATGATGTCAAAGCCATCCTCGGCAAACAGCAGCGGGATCTGCCAGTAGAGGTAGATCAGGTCGGCGGTTGGCGCCGCCGCCAGCGTCTCGGCGACGAAGGCGGCATGGCTGCCGCTGGCGCGGGCAGCGTTGACCCTCGCCTCGTCGCTGGGATCAAAGCCGACCCTGATGCCGGGCACCTCGGCGGCCAGCATGGCGATGGCCTTGGCATTGCCCGAGGAGAGGATGAGATTGCCGGCAACGGGCCTGGTGGCCCGGGCGAAATTGGCCAGCGCCGTGGCGTCGAGGACGGAGTCGTCCTCCTTGTAATCGAGCTGCAGCAGGGCATCGGGATGGACGCTGCCCGAGACCATCAGCGCGCAGAGGTCATCGAGCAGCATGACCTTGTCGGGGATCGGTGCGCCGTCATTGTCGCGCAGCTGCAGCTGGCGCAGAGCGGCGTCGCTGGTGTCGGCGACCAGGCCGATGCCGGTGGTTTCCTCTGACAGGTCGAGATTGTGCAGCACGGCAAAGCCCTTGTCGCCGGTCACCACCAGGTCGACCTCGATCGAGGCGCCCAGCGCCATGCCCTCGAGAATGCGCTGGCCGGTAAAGACCGGATCGGCCCGGCGGCGGCGGCCGCGATGCCATTTCAGCCAGGTGCGGTGGCCGTTGCGTTCAACATGGACAGGGTCGTGCATCAGGTGATGGCCTTTTTGTCGGCAAGGAGAAGCGGCGCGGGTGCCGGGTCGACTGGTCAGGCGTCGAGCGGCTCGGGCTGGTTGATGAGCTCGGCAGCAACCGCCGTGCGGTGCAGCAGCACGCCATGGCGGTAGGCGGCCATTGCCTTGGGGTGCAGCGCCACGCCCTG
This sequence is a window from Devosia beringensis. Protein-coding genes within it:
- a CDS encoding glycerophosphodiester phosphodiesterase encodes the protein MHDPVHVERNGHRTWLKWHRGRRRRADPVFTGQRILEGMALGASIEVDLVVTGDKGFAVLHNLDLSEETTGIGLVADTSDAALRQLQLRDNDGAPIPDKVMLLDDLCALMVSGSVHPDALLQLDYKEDDSVLDATALANFARATRPVAGNLILSSGNAKAIAMLAAEVPGIRVGFDPSDEARVNAARASGSHAAFVAETLAAAPTADLIYLYWQIPLLFAEDGFDIIAAFHAAGKRVDAWTIREVNPDSLAQVERLLALKVDQITTDDPEGLAMALQS
- a CDS encoding inositol monophosphatase family protein produces the protein MTDNYDDILAHMVAVARRAGVLTQGYFQRHRELEIGVKGPGDFVSDADRESEQLIRAELLGAYPDWSFTGEEFAPVEGSDREHRWLVDPIDGTTNFLNGLDYTITIALRRGNQTMCGLIYNPVVDEMFTAIKGQGARLNGEPMRVSASTVVAMMCVGTGLPTPNLSLYPGAYQRLDAIRAPIGAVRIIGSAALSCAFVACGRLTGYFEETGFVDTAGGILMVQEAGGVVTDWWGRGPEHFERSGVLLVANQATHAFLRPHLDPVPPKNPA
- a CDS encoding HAD-IIB family hydrolase — translated: MYFLGLAADFDGTIATDGKVEAATRDALAALQRSGRRLILVTGRELGDLATTFPDYGMFDRLVLENGAVLHDPASGQTRVLAPPPDPDLVQHLRGLGVERLSVGQAIIAAWEPDQGKVLDAIRQSGLELQITFNKGALMVLPTGINKASGLRAAARDLNLSPSALVGVGDAENDHSFLAICGCSVAVANAVPSIKAEADLVLGQDHGAGVRFLAEALHKLDGDLLPAGRHDLAIGTARSGKRISMPVHQGNVLVVGPSQIGKSTFATMLIEQMLTHDCGLAVLDPEGDYHTISGTSVLDASNPAVNVADFELLLAAGLNPVVVLRGMKHEVRRHFMLDAMAAASARREHMGAPAFVIIDEAHQGFAVSNGVEFGEQPCVIFITVSPRLLSADVLASVGTVCALGASAEFMVRDFCSLAGLEAPAMNGASVPEPGEMLVWRRNFVGVVVRPHAPLQTHVRHAGKYATGDVGDQRSFYFRGPDNRVCVQARNLFEFLSKGDAVADEVWTHHLHNGDVSRWFTSVIRDQALVRVADAIRDAGSSTAAASRALLRAEIAERYNLPADGPA